Proteins found in one Actinokineospora alba genomic segment:
- a CDS encoding NAD-dependent epimerase/dehydratase family protein, translating into MNLLITGAAGGVATMLRPRLARPDRVLRLLDIAPVTPGAGEEAVTASVTDLDAMTEACRGMDAVLHLGGLSTEHAWDDIAAVNIDGTYRVFEAARRAGVPRVVFASSNHAVGFHPNDGAEAPDYGFPRPDTFYGVSKVAGEALGSLYHDRYGLDVVCLRIGSCFERPSTDRMLATWLSPDDCARLVEAALSAPSPGFRVVWGISANTRAWWSLAEARSLGYEPQDNAEDYAGEVTVEADEYDRFLGGAFCSPKLDQGGRS; encoded by the coding sequence ATGAACCTGCTGATCACCGGCGCCGCGGGCGGCGTCGCCACGATGCTGCGACCCCGGCTGGCCCGCCCGGACCGGGTGCTGCGGCTGCTCGACATCGCCCCGGTCACCCCAGGCGCGGGCGAGGAGGCGGTGACCGCGTCGGTCACCGATCTCGACGCCATGACCGAGGCCTGCCGGGGCATGGACGCGGTGCTGCACCTGGGCGGGCTGAGCACCGAGCACGCGTGGGACGACATCGCCGCGGTCAACATCGACGGCACGTACCGGGTGTTCGAGGCCGCCCGCCGGGCCGGGGTCCCGCGCGTGGTCTTCGCCAGCAGCAACCACGCCGTGGGGTTCCACCCGAACGACGGCGCCGAGGCCCCCGACTACGGCTTTCCCCGCCCGGACACGTTCTACGGCGTCAGCAAAGTCGCCGGGGAGGCGCTCGGCAGCCTGTACCACGACCGCTACGGGCTCGACGTGGTCTGCCTGCGCATCGGCTCGTGCTTCGAGCGGCCTTCCACGGATCGGATGCTCGCGACCTGGCTTTCTCCGGACGACTGCGCCCGGTTGGTCGAGGCCGCCTTGAGCGCGCCCTCACCGGGTTTCCGTGTGGTGTGGGGGATTTCGGCGAACACCCGGGCGTGGTGGTCGCTTGCGGAGGCCCGCTCGCTGGGCTACGAGCCGCAAGACAACGCCGAGGACTACGCGGGCGAGGTCACCGTGGAGGCCGACGAGTACGACAGGTTCCTGGGCGGGGCGTTCTGCTCGCCCAAGCTGGATCAGGGAGGACGTTCATGA
- a CDS encoding aldehyde dehydrogenase (NADP(+)) translates to MSAVQGFDPRTAAPVGEPVPATAAAEVDAVVAAASRTWADTSPADRALALDAVADALDADCARLVEIADAETALGVPRLTGEVGRTTGQLRMFASLLRTGAHLNVVFSPGPPDVRRTRQAIGPVAVFSASNFPFAFSVAGGDTASALAAGCPVVVKAHEAHPRTSLAVAEILRRTLPEGVFALVTGREAGTALVRHPGIRAVGFTGSLAGGRALFDLAQGRPDPIPFYGELGSVNPVVVLPGASGVAEGYAASLTLGAGQFCTNPGLLFVPDDAVLLDEIAQAVGGTTAGPLLSPGIHRSYVDHTAAGPARVLATGTAGEGAWAVAPVVFATDAADFVARAESLTEETFGPSGLVVTYRDLDTLLAALEALPGSLTGSVHAGADDSATLKVAAILRTRVGRLVHNGWPTGVAVCWAMHHGGPWPASTAPAHTSVGTAAIDRWLVPIAYQDWPEHLLPPELRTDNPLGFPRTVQG, encoded by the coding sequence ATGAGCGCCGTGCAGGGCTTTGACCCGCGCACCGCCGCACCTGTCGGGGAACCGGTGCCCGCCACGGCTGCTGCTGAAGTCGACGCGGTCGTGGCCGCGGCGAGCCGGACCTGGGCCGACACGTCGCCTGCCGACCGGGCGCTCGCGCTCGACGCGGTGGCGGACGCGCTCGACGCGGACTGCGCGCGGCTGGTCGAGATCGCGGACGCGGAGACCGCGCTCGGTGTCCCCCGGCTCACCGGGGAGGTCGGGCGGACCACGGGCCAGCTGCGGATGTTCGCCTCGCTGCTGCGGACTGGTGCACATCTGAACGTGGTGTTCTCCCCAGGTCCACCGGATGTGCGGCGGACCCGCCAGGCGATCGGGCCGGTGGCGGTGTTCTCGGCGAGCAACTTCCCGTTCGCCTTCTCCGTCGCCGGTGGGGACACAGCGTCCGCGCTGGCCGCGGGCTGCCCGGTCGTGGTGAAGGCGCACGAGGCGCACCCGCGTACCTCCCTGGCCGTCGCCGAGATCCTGCGTCGGACCCTGCCCGAGGGCGTGTTCGCGCTGGTCACGGGCCGGGAGGCGGGGACGGCGCTGGTCCGGCATCCGGGGATTCGCGCGGTCGGGTTCACCGGGTCGCTCGCGGGCGGCCGGGCGCTGTTCGACCTCGCCCAGGGCAGGCCGGACCCGATTCCGTTCTACGGCGAACTGGGCAGCGTGAACCCTGTGGTGGTTCTGCCCGGCGCTTCGGGCGTTGCCGAGGGCTACGCCGCTTCCCTGACGCTTGGGGCGGGACAGTTCTGCACGAACCCGGGTCTGCTGTTCGTCCCGGATGACGCCGTGCTGCTCGATGAGATCGCCCAGGCGGTCGGCGGCACGACCGCGGGCCCGTTGCTCAGCCCCGGAATCCACCGCTCCTATGTGGACCACACGGCCGCCGGCCCCGCGCGGGTGCTGGCGACTGGGACCGCGGGCGAAGGCGCCTGGGCGGTGGCACCGGTCGTGTTCGCCACGGACGCGGCGGATTTCGTCGCCCGGGCCGAGTCGCTCACCGAGGAAACCTTCGGCCCCAGCGGTCTCGTGGTCACCTACCGGGACCTCGACACCCTGCTCGCCGCGCTGGAAGCGTTGCCCGGCAGCCTGACCGGCTCCGTGCACGCGGGCGCAGACGACTCCGCGACGCTGAAGGTCGCGGCGATCCTGCGCACCCGCGTCGGCAGGCTCGTCCACAACGGCTGGCCCACCGGCGTCGCCGTCTGCTGGGCCATGCACCACGGCGGGCCTTGGCCCGCTTCGACCGCCCCCGCACACACATCCGTCGGCACGGCCGCCATTGACCGCTGGCTCGTGCCGATCGCCTACCAGGACTGGCCGGAGCACCTGCTGCCGCCGGAACTGCGCACCGACAACCCCCTCGGCTTTCCCCGAACCGTTCAAGGATAA
- a CDS encoding IclR family transcriptional regulator: MTVSEASGGPRPDSVKSAARTIDILELLAGSERRLTLSELQRKLDVPKSSLHGLLRTLVARGWVETDERGTGYSVGLSALRAGATFLDRDPVVQVASAVLARLRRQLDETVHLARLDGPDMVYLASRESQHHLRVTSRIGRRLPAHATSLGKAVLSTIDEVEVATILPAKLIALTPDTVTDHDELRAELAEARVRGWAFEQGQNTPGLTCYATAIPNLPTVDAISCSIPQSRISDDHEREVVEALMAAADEIAQLCRARSPR, encoded by the coding sequence ATGACAGTCAGTGAGGCGAGCGGGGGGCCGCGTCCGGACTCGGTGAAGTCGGCGGCCAGGACGATCGACATCCTGGAGCTGCTGGCCGGGTCCGAGCGGAGGCTCACCCTCAGCGAACTGCAGCGCAAACTCGACGTGCCGAAGTCCAGCCTGCACGGCCTGCTGCGCACCCTGGTGGCGCGCGGCTGGGTGGAGACCGACGAGCGCGGGACCGGCTACAGCGTCGGCCTGAGCGCGCTGCGGGCGGGCGCGACCTTCCTCGACCGCGACCCGGTGGTGCAGGTCGCCAGCGCGGTGCTGGCCCGGCTGCGCCGCCAGCTCGACGAGACCGTCCACTTGGCACGGCTCGACGGGCCGGACATGGTCTACCTGGCCAGCCGCGAGTCCCAGCACCACCTGCGGGTCACCTCGCGCATCGGCAGGCGGCTGCCCGCGCACGCCACCTCGCTCGGCAAGGCCGTGCTGTCGACCATCGACGAGGTCGAGGTCGCCACGATCCTGCCCGCGAAGCTGATCGCCCTGACCCCGGACACCGTCACCGACCACGACGAGCTGCGCGCCGAACTGGCCGAGGCCCGGGTGCGCGGCTGGGCGTTCGAGCAGGGACAGAACACCCCCGGCCTGACCTGCTACGCGACGGCCATTCCCAACCTGCCCACGGTCGACGCGATCAGCTGCTCCATCCCGCAGTCGCGGATCAGCGACGACCACGAACGAGAGGTGGTGGAGGCGCTCATGGCCGCCGCCGACGAGATCGCCCAACTGTGCCGAGCGAGGTCTCCCCGATGA